A stretch of the Amphiura filiformis unplaced genomic scaffold, Afil_fr2py scaffold_482, whole genome shotgun sequence genome encodes the following:
- the LOC140145625 gene encoding late histone H2A.1-like, whose product MSGRGKGKAKSKARSRSSRAGLQFPVGRVHRFLRKGNYSERVGAGAPVYLAAVMEYLTAEILELAGNAARDNKKSRINPRHLQLAVRNDEELNRLLGGVTIAQGGVLPNIQAVLLPKRTKSK is encoded by the coding sequence ATGTCTGGTCGTGGTAAAGGAAAAGCAAAGAGCAAGGCTAGGAGCCGATCTAGCAGAGCTGGGTTGCAATTCCCAGTGGGTCGTGTTCACCGTTTCTTGCGGAAAGGTAACTACTCAGAGCGGGTGGGTGCCGGTGCCCCTGTTTATCTGGCTGCCGTGATGGAATATTTAACGGCAGAAATTCTGGAATTGGCAGGCAACGCAGCTCGAGACAACAAGAAGTCCAGGATCAACCCACGTCATTTGCAGCTAGCCGTTCGCAACGACGAAGAACTGAACAGGCTGCTAGGTGGAGTGACCATTGCCCAAGGAGGTGTACTACCCAACATTCAGGCTGTACTCCTTCCAAAACGTACCAAGTCCAAGTAA